The genome window CGGGACGTTGCGTTTCACTTCTAACTGTACATTTTTTAAAACCTTCCTGTTTTTGTCATTCACTTCTAACTTCTTCCTATTTCAGTCATTAGCCCGTAAACCAGCTTAGATTGCCCATAGCaaactggctcaaaccaagaaggctaataggCCGCTCCCGctaggagtcgaacttgtaaccttgtaatTACCAAGTCACCAGTTTGACCAATTTGACCTTTGAGGCTTTGAATATATGATGGGGTGGGGGGATCTTGCATTTAAGAATATGTATCCTTTTTTATCTTAGTATTGACACAGTTTTAGTTGCTCATTTGTGAAGTGTTACTTTGACACCATTGAGGTGAGTTCAATTGGGTAGATTTCTTGTTACAGTTCTGCAATAGTTTTGATGCAATTATGCTGCCTAATTGAACTCCAAGGCGTGGAGGATCAACCGAACAATTGAGTGTTCTTGatgtttgaaattatttttcttgctttccatTATGTTTTCTATATCTGCTAAAACCAAAACTGATAGTTTTTGTCTTGTTGCTGGGTGGCATTTGTTATCAGTTGGTTGGTCGGCTTGACAATAGTGCGATCTCCGCCACTGGTGCCAAGTTGGCATTCCAGTCTAATGAAGAGATCGCTGTTCAAGTAAAGACAATTCCTCTTGATGATGTGATTCACGAGTCGGAGCCAGTACTGCTGCTTAAAATAGATGTCCAAGGATGGGAGTATCATGTACTTAAGGGCGCTTCAAAGTTACTGTCGAGAAAGAAAGGCGAAGCCCCATACGTGATATACGAGGAAGACGAGCGTTTGTTGCAAGCCAGCAATAGCAGCGCAAAACAGATTAGGGAGTTTCTCCAAACCGTGGGGTACACCCATTGCACTCAACATGGAACAGATGCACACTGCACGAAaataaattgatgaaattattaTTCTGTCTAGGATGAAAATTCAGATGGAGCCGAACGAGGGAGCACTCGACCAAAATGGCCAACTTTCCATCAAGTATGGATTACGATTACCTCGTTGACAATAATAACAGGTTTTTGAGATTTGATTAGGAGAATGTTTTGGAGGCCTCAGCTCGTTAGTTGATACCGATTGTGCAGCATCGAAAGCGAATGAGGAGGATTCAGCTGTTAACGATCAACTGTGATCCAGAGACGAGAATAGTACAACAAGATATTTGCGGGTTTAGGGTGGAGGCAACACCTTCTTGATCTCCCCAGATCAATTAAAAACCGGAGAAAAGTCAGTCAAGTTGTGGAGAAATAGGTTGGTTTTGCAACTTTCATAAGATTGAAGCAATACTGTACCTTTTCCCCATTGCTGATTTCTCCCTGTTCTTGAAGGTGTTCAGCTGTAAAATATTTACACTTAAATTCTTTCAGAACTCATAATTCTTGTTTCTTTTTGGGGATTGAAATATTGCATTGGTAGAGTAATACAGAGATTCTGATTTTTGTCAGTAAATATCTACTACTACGTACAAGAATTCTTTGATTATAGCGAATGCAAAAGGACCACAAGAAAGAATCAGATCAAGAAAAGAATAACAAGAGCAATGTGGAATAGCCAACTACAAAAGGAAACAGATTGTATACAGTTTCACATAGAAACTACCCCAATCAAAATgctattttcaaattttgtatatattctttACACATAATTTCCAGAGAACAAGTGTTATCTAAAAGAAATGTTAATGCCACTATATCCATGAAACTATAACCTGGAAGTTAGTGAGCAGGAGATATGATTAGAGCCATAGCTAATCGACTGCAAGCTTGAATCTGACAGATTTGTCACCCATGCACGAGGGCCATTAGACTCCCCGGCTAAATTATAAGCAAACGATGGCCAATGTGTGTCCACGCCACACATGTTTGCATCACCTGTTTCGATCATTTTTTGAGTTCTGTCAAGAACCACAAGGCTAGAAAATGTTGAGAAACTGTTTCCTACGAAGATATCAGACCTTAGGCAGACCAAATAGTCTATAGCGGATTGAATAAGGTATGGATGCTTCTTGTAAATTTCAACAACGcccaattttttcttttcacatGGAAGCAAACCTTCATTCCAGCCATTCAAAATAGAATTGTCTTCGAGAAGACTATCAGCAACCGCGAGATAAATAACCATTGGGATTTTGAGGCCTATAATGTTACGGACTCTATCCATGATCTCTTCCTTACTGCTGCAAATTTCGCTGATATTTAATCTCTGCTCCAGCTTCTTACAGTGAATCATCCAATCTTTCTCTATTCTCATGTGAACGGCTACATAAGGCACGGGCTGAGACAACCCCATCTGTTGCCTTGCCTCTCGGCCAACATCTCTGATCTTAGAAACAACTTTATCGGCTTCTTTTGATATCTGTTCTACAAAAACTAAGCATTCAAAGACCCTAGCGTAGTCCTTAGCTGGCCAGTGATCATGCCACAAAAACGGGTTCTTTCCAACTACCTTGACAATTTCATACTGATCATATGGTTGCTTGCTGAACTGCACTAATTGCTCGAAATCTTTCTCCACTGTCCACCTCCTCCCAAGTCCCTTTTGAAGCTCAACTACATCACTTTGATTAGAAATCTCCGAATAATGCCCCAATTGGACAAACTCAGAACAGCGCGAATTAAAGCTTCCGAATTGAAAGACCTTATCAAATGAGATAGGCTGCAAGAGGTCAACTTCTTTGTAGAAAAGTGAAGCACTCAAGCTCGGCATCAACAGTTTCCTTTTCAGCATTCTTGCAGTCAAACAAGCTCTTGCAAAAGCAATTTTTTGATTGTTCAATCCCCATATGATCTGTGGTACCTCCAAAAATTTCGATTTTTCCATCAAAGACTCAGAATCTGATAGAAGAGAGACGTTAGGGGCAACTAAAAACTTGCTCTGTTCAAAGAGCCCACCAAGTTCATATAATCTGGGTAGCAAAACAGCTCTAAGGACCAAAGCAATCACAACCAGAGCTACACATTTGCATGCCAGAGAATTGAGAGGGAGCCCCAAGAATCTCAAATGTTTACGATTTGATATGTCCATTTGAGATTCAAACTTGACTTCTCAAAAAccaaatcattcaaaacaatTTTTCCATCTTAAGCACAATATAGCACCGAAATCCCACATTTCAAATCAATTCAAAACTTCTTGTTCCTCCACAATTCCATCCCTGAAATCAAGTCCAACAGAAAAGCGGAACAAagttaaaaacaaaagaaaataaaataggacTCACTCAATCAAAAACATCAAATCTGAATTATCTGAAGCTCCAAGGAAAATTCTCATTGATGCATATACAAATAGGcaatacaaatatacatataaaaacGTTGCAATTCAAACACAGTTAACATCCTCGATTATATCGCAACAGTaaacataacaaataaaatgaaagtCAACATTCAAAATTCACAAGAGAAAGCTTTGATAGTAGAGAAAGTTGATGCATGCAATCCccaagaaacaagaaaagaaaaaaggagtGAAATTAAACGAAAAAATCTGACCTTTTTTCTCTGAGTGTACAATACTAACACTCAAAGAACCACCGAGGAAGAAAAGGGTTGAttccaagaaaacaaaaacgaTGTTTCCTTTTTCTCTATATCCTTTCAATTCTAATCCCTTACTCTGAGAAAAAGGAAAACTGGGGAAGGATGAGAACGATGATTATGCATGGAAGGAAAAGCAAAGGAGGGGTGAGATTATTGTGAGATGAAAGCAAAGAGGCATCGCAATCATGACACCTTGCAAGCAAGAAGTAATGAAGTCCCTTCTTGAATTAGCGTACCTGGGGAATTAGGAATGGCATAATTAGTTGTTTATGCGCTGCATTTTAtgataattttcatatttgcCCATGGACTCCTAACATTCTAAACTCATTactaaattaacaataattttgGATAACACAATCAACTTGTCGAAAACTTTGGAAAGTAAAATGGGTAGGAGAAAACTACAACTAATCTTTTTAATACACAAAAAgttttataaaatgaaaaataatacatCATTCTCTTTACATGATCCATTTGTTtgacaattaataaaatatgctTTATATTTAACttttacattaattaatttattttagaaagtaaaattatttacgttttatattacattaaaaattttatcaaataaagaATTTGTTTTTGGTACACTTTAACCTATTAATAGTATCTTTCCTTATGGAAAGTAACAGTGATGCTATCAAACCATAATGTACTTGgtataaagaattttttttttaaaaaacataccaaaataaggaaagaaaaataattttatcttacAATAATAAACAAAGATATGAAGAAatactaaaaacaaaaattcgTTAGGAGGTATTTGGGAGGTCCTACTGTCCTAGGAAGTAGTAAAATTTGAACTCTTAGTCATTTGGTTTGAGAGTTTACCATGTGCATTGCCCACATTATAACAACTCCTACATTGACATTGACTCTTTAAAAATCCCACAAGACTACAACATTGAGGTTAGTTTTACTGTTTACCCAATGTAGGtagaaatattttacaatttaaaaCCCTTGAATTAATCTAACTTCATCCTTAACCACCTCCAACCACCCTAAGCCTAAACCCTGAGCTCTTAATTTTATTCTGCAAACCAAACCTATTCTGACTATTTGCTTTGATTAACCTTATCGATTTTATTTTTCGAGAAATATGATAAACTCAACACTTTGGATCAGTTGGTAAGCTAGACTCCAATGCAATGTAATTTGTAAAGTGATTAAGTTAGAGCCAAACTCCACGTCAGACTTTAATGCAACTGTAAAGTCATCAAATAAGAGCCAAACCTCGCACAGTGTACTGACTAAATGACAATTGGATTTGAACTTAACCTCTATGTGATTAATGGCAACTAGTTTTGAGGACTTACAGTTTACTCTCTATGTGATTGAAGTCCCTCCTAATGGATTACCAATTTACCACAGCTATTGAATGTGGATAGTGTTAGTGTGATCTTACTACGTTTTTATGTAAGTTTTTCTGTTTCTTTGTTgtatagaaaagaaaaaaaaaatagagatatGAAAGACATAAAAATGAAATGGAAAGAGAGGATGCGTATTTTGTAATTCAATGATTcaacatacaaattaaagaataaagcAATTTTTACTAGCTTACtttcaaaaacaataaaaaaagcCATTTTAACTATATTATTTCTATTAATTAGAATGGGAAACAGCAAGATTTTCACAAGCCTCCGGTACCTACAGTTAGCCGGCAAAAAAAAACCCAACTTACACTAGAGctcataagaaaatatacctAATTTGATCATCCAATCACCCACCGAATTCTCACAATCTCACCCAAAacaaataaatctaattaaacCCTAAACAAATAAAcctaattaagtaaataaaataaggattttaaaaagaattactTGTTGTCGAAATCTGAAATACCGATGGCTGCGAAGACCGGGGTGTGAGCAACGGCAGCAGGGccggttttttttatttgcgtgaataagtgaggccctaacaaagtataaataaattgcgAATTGAAGGAAAATTGCAGAAAAtgtaaaaaaactaaaacaaattcaaactttgtttaatataaagaaaattCTAACATAATGCAAACTAGagatcttttatttaaaaagagatGTCCTTCTAGGATTCTTTGACAGGCAGGTGAAGTAGCATTCTAACACATTGCAACCTACAAAACAGAAGTGCTCCAACAATTTTGGTGTCCAGATGCACATTTGGAATTATGATCCAAATGAAGAAATGTATCATTGCATTTGTTTGTAGCACAAACTATCCATAAAAAGGTCACCACAATTCCTCAATGAATTCAATTAGAAAAATCTAAAACAAATTTAACTCAgataaagaaatgaaatttaatcCCAAGCAATAAAATGCTACAGGTTGATTATGGTTTACTATTCCCAAGCATAGTTAAGTGCAAAACTTACTCAATACAAAAACCACATTTCCACAAGAATCACAGTGAAATCTGATCCAAAATAACACTGAACACAACTGCACATTCATGTGCACAATCTAACTTCTCTattcatcaaaatcaaaaccTTCAAAGATAATCACACAATTTAGACAACcttatgtaaatatgtaattgacAATCGAAAATTGAAACCTGACCGGAATCCGGAATCGCTAATCGGAAATTGAAATCTGAAAAGCCTGTGCTCTGTGCCTCCGTGCTCCGTCGCCCGTCGGCTTCCTCGCGTCTGCCGTCTCGCCGGTCAGCAGTCAGCTCAGCGCCTCAGCTGCTCTCGCCTCTCGCCGTCGCTCGCACGCCTCGCAGCCAGTCGCCAGTCGGCGTCCGCGATATGGGATGAAAGCTTGGAACTAGCGTTGGCTGTCTTGAGCTAAAATGTTTTGTGATTTAGATTTTTAGAAGAGCTTgctaacttttttctttttccagttAATCATTTCTcaccattaatattttatttattaatacctttctaaaataagtttaaaattaaTCCTATCTAAATATATAGAAATAGTATTGTATCCAtgcatatttaaaatttaaatatttcttgataagtctttaaaaaaatacgaGTAAATTTAACAGAAATACAACTCAAaacatacaatatttatatactattaaagaagaattttaaaataaaataaaaaaataaaaatatgcacCGTATTGTTAATGTTTTAATCATATCTCCCTTATATGATGTCCAGTTGAGGTGATTCAAGCAGCTACAGAAAGCTAAGATATTAAGTGAGTGTCCTATAACTTGTCATGATAAAAGTTTTCTCAAATTTGAAAAGCAACACGTCCAAAATTTAACCCGAAGTCCGATGCGCCAAGCTAGTGACAGGATGGTGACGCGTCCATGTCGCATGAGCGCCTTTTCTATGCAGAAGTAGACAGGTCCATGACACAATCATGTTTTGTGGACATGTCGCGGTCAGTGTTATGACGGCATGAATGAagtatttaagctcgtttttgGGATCTTTTTAAGGACTTTTCGATCGTAGACTGCAAGAAACGTTACAAAACACTTTTGGAAGCTTCAATCACTCTTTCGAATGCATTTTTAAATCATGGCAAAGCTTAGAATCAAAATTTCTTCATCGATTAAAGGGGTTTTCAAGCTTCAATCATTCTTTTAtcgtttc of Ipomoea triloba cultivar NCNSP0323 chromosome 3, ASM357664v1 contains these proteins:
- the LOC116012597 gene encoding O-fucosyltransferase 23 is translated as MDISNRKHLRFLGLPLNSLACKCVALVVIALVLRAVLLPRLYELGGLFEQSKFLVAPNVSLLSDSESLMEKSKFLEVPQIIWGLNNQKIAFARACLTARMLKRKLLMPSLSASLFYKEVDLLQPISFDKVFQFGSFNSRCSEFVQLGHYSEISNQSDVVELQKGLGRRWTVEKDFEQLVQFSKQPYDQYEIVKVVGKNPFLWHDHWPAKDYARVFECLVFVEQISKEADKVVSKIRDVGREARQQMGLSQPVPYVAVHMRIEKDWMIHCKKLEQRLNISEICSSKEEIMDRVRNIIGLKIPMVIYLAVADSLLEDNSILNGWNEGLLPCEKKKLGVVEIYKKHPYLIQSAIDYLVCLRSDIFVGNSFSTFSSLVVLDRTQKMIETGDANMCGVDTHWPSFAYNLAGESNGPRAWVTNLSDSSLQSISYGSNHISCSLTSRL